A single window of Mustela erminea isolate mMusErm1 chromosome 4, mMusErm1.Pri, whole genome shotgun sequence DNA harbors:
- the LOC116587913 gene encoding translation initiation factor IF-2-like has protein sequence MGSGCDLDCLTASDPQMPGARQAQDVHVTDLKAVSEVKWTHGGLGAGSKIRDTRWRRCLTRWWVHRAASPAATPAGLHRSPKFLQSPAPALAPPPNSRALQTGKPASGAPGTRGNDRPRHRHGNADRAAGPGGLAVAERSAGFGKPRHCPDLAAEAAEGTEKPAPRPPRPPAGTRTAGAGDARCPPAASEAPGSGACARRVLAPHRPDFGKVPRDAARPQPPRDGRGAPPGLGVTVGPHASAGEPARERKEAAPPTPTRGGGSARREHGAPRGFRGNGLGACAAHSRGAPGPDLAGPAPPLPGAGPSRERKRSGRKRSERKRKCAAGSGWAEGGAGASLAPRRPRRAPGRSPPIDPRASPSPAPHVPAARPCGSAPCFLLFGARPTLLSPRGRAPAPGRALRCRPRGRPPTRAPAAQSCGALAAAVGPLQGRRRAGGRAEARGVSVRDAFAQEDLALEAGPEAAPPRGDRGDRVRGRPGRWGRDARLRQGLAGSPGEFGARGPRRVGPARRLWGSVLRREESRRRPQGRRPGAENPRTAVQSGLAGKAGAFGPGHGAQILARAVCGRFLPARRLPSRSSAAAVPRPAAPGARNAPSAPPPASCVCGKHRRDLGCAPARPLTFASALLDHLTAAFLAVIPGRAAVQTCGDPGSLLASGFSSVRRTRRPAVTSRAPVLFRIRRFCPVPEPDSGCR, from the exons ATGGGCAGTGGCTGTGATCTGGACTGCCTGACTGCGTCTGATCCTCAGATGCCGGGTGCACGCCAGGCGCAGGACGTGCACGTCACGGATCTTAAAGCAGTTTCAGAAGTAAAGTGGACCCACGGCGGCTTAGGAGCGGGGTCCAAAATCCGGGACACGCGGTGGAGGCGCTGCCTGACCCGGTGGTGGGTTCACCGTGCAGCTTCACCTGCCGCCACTCCGGCAGGACTGCATCGGTCCCCGAAATTTCTGCAGAGCCCCGCACCTgcccttgctcctccccccaactctcgCGCGCTCCAGACTGGAAAACCCGCCAGCGGAGCCCCGGGGACTCGGGGCAATGACCGTCCGCGCCACCGTCACGGCAATGCCGACAGGGCCGCAGGGCCCGGAGGGCTCGCGGTGGCCGAGCGCTCTGCCGGCTTCGGGAAGCCCCGGCACTGCCCCGACCTCGCCGCTGAGGCGGCGGAGGGGACAGAGAAgcccgccccg CGGCCCCCCCGGCCTCCCGCGGGGACGCGCACGGCCGGAGCGGGGGACGCTCGCTGCCCGCCCGCCGCGTCTGAAGCCCCAGGATCCGGAGCCTGCGCGCGGAGGGTCCTCGCTCCGCACCGGCCGGACTTCGGGAAGGTTCCGCGGGACGCTGCCCGCCCCCAGCCGCCCCGGGACGGCCGCGGCGCTCCCCCGGGGCTCGGGGTCACCGTCGGTCCCCACGCGTCCGCAGGCGAACCCGCCCGGGAGCGCAAGGAGGCTGCGCCGCCGACGCCCACGCGCGGCGGAGGGAGCGCGCGGCGCGAGCACGGAGCACCGCGCGGTTTCCGAGGCAACGGGCTTGGCGCCTGCGCAGCTCATTCCCGCGGCGCCCCGGGGCCGGACctcgcaggccccgccccccccctccccggcgCGGGGCCGTCTCGCGAGCGGAAGCGCTCGGGGCGGAAGCGCTCGGAGCGGAAGCGGAAGTGCGCGGCTGGCAGCGGCTGGGCCGAGGGCGGCGCGGGCGCGTCCCTGGCT ccccgccgcccgcgccgggcACCGGGGCGCTCGCCGCCCATCGACCCCCGGGCGTCTCCGTCGCCGGCACCGCACGTCCCGGCCGCCCGACCCTGCGGCTCTGccccttgctttctcctcttcggCGCCCGCCCGACCCTCCTCTCCCCGCGGGGACGGGCGCCGGCTCCGGGGCGCGCCCTGCGGTGTCGTCCCCGGGGGCGTCCTCCGACCCGCGCGCCCGCGGCGCAGAGCTGCGGCGCCCTGGCCGCGGCCGTGGGGCCCTTGCAGGGGCGAAGGCGGGCGGGCGGCCGCGCGGAGGCCCGGGGAGTGTCTGTGCGGGACGCGTTCGCGCAGGAGGACTTGGCGCTGGAAGCCGGGCCGGAGGCCGCTCCTCCGAGGGGGGACCGAGGGGACCGTGTGCGCGGGCgcccggggaggtgggggagggacgcGCGGCTCCGACAGGGCCTGGCGGGAAGCCCTGGGGAGTTCGGGGCGAGGGGGCCGCGGAGGGTCGGCCCGGCCCGGCGGCTGTGGGGGAGTGTCCTGCGCCGGGAGGAGAGCCGCCGCCGCCCGCAGGGGAGACGTCCTGGGGCCGAGAACCCGAGGACGGCCGTGCAGAGCGGTTTGGCGGGGAAGGCAGGAGCCTTTGGTCCCGGGCATGGCGCCCAGAT CCTCGCCCGCGCTGTGTGTGGCCGTTTCCTCCCCGCCCGTCGCTTGCCGTCCCGGAGCTCTGCCGCCGCGGTTCCCCGGCCCGCGGCCCCTGGCGCCCGGAACgccccttctgccccacccccggcGAGTTGTGTCTGCGGAAAGCACCGACGCGACCTCGGCTGCGCCCCGGCCCGCCCGCTCACCTTCGCGTCCGCGCTCCTCGACCACCTCACCGCCGCCTTCCTTGCTGTCATTCCCGGCCGGGCGGCCGTCCAGACCTGCGGAGACCCGGGATCCCTCCTGGCCTCGGGTTTCTCCTCTGTTAGACGGACCAGACGGCCGGCGGTGACCTCGAGGGCACCTGTGCTTTTCCGTATTCGGAGGTTCTGCCCCGTCCCTGAGCCCGACTCAGGGTGTCGGTGA